The Lysobacterales bacterium genome includes a window with the following:
- a CDS encoding DUF1304 domain-containing protein: MRRIATALIVLVVLGHLAFMVIEMLFWDHPFGRRVFAMTPEQSAASAVLAFNQGLYNGFLAAGLAWGLWRDRLDLKVFFLACVIVAGIVGGLTAKPSIVLSQALPAALALAAVLAARRRT, translated from the coding sequence GTGAGGAGGATCGCGACCGCGCTGATCGTGCTGGTGGTGCTGGGGCACCTGGCCTTCATGGTCATCGAGATGCTTTTCTGGGACCACCCGTTCGGGCGCCGGGTGTTCGCGATGACGCCCGAGCAGTCCGCTGCCAGCGCCGTGCTGGCCTTCAACCAGGGCCTGTACAACGGCTTCCTGGCCGCCGGCCTGGCCTGGGGCCTGTGGCGCGACCGTCTCGACCTGAAGGTGTTCTTCCTGGCCTGCGTGATCGTCGCCGGCATCGTCGGTGGCCTGACCGCCAAGCCCAGCATCGTGCTCAGCCAGGCCCTGCCGGCGGCGCTGGCGCTGGCCGCCGTGCTTGCGGCGCGGCGTCGGACCTGA